A single genomic interval of Dyella sp. GSA-30 harbors:
- a CDS encoding TonB-dependent receptor yields MLQKTVLAVALGLALSTAVRATDNHPNDTDTSATDTSTQPTADQAKNLDAISVVGSGESRQVQRIQTKNQDTLPPGTSLQKVLNILPGVNAQSIDALGANEQSMTLSLRGFNSTRLGYTLDGMPLGDSAYNNYNGLSINRALISENMGGAEIAEGIGNLGTPSTSDLGGTIAYTSSDPSKQMGGRINQTFGSDMNRRTFARFDTGEYHGFSMYLSGSRTTSDLWNDQTAYNKSTTKQFNGKAVYQFDGGRITAFADTSRTSQADDFYLSKDELARGLGWNWGGYAPNFQKALSRAYCNSGSFNAKLCDKSGPDQDADGAFTGGQILRSDDLYYLAGDFFPSDTVTLHAQVYHHEDAGSGNNWNSGSFSNPGTPEQLPLIIRETLYTINRTGAIFNAGWDIGINHIEGGVWYEHNVSSASRYNFTDVTGPRDISSFQTGQPDVGTFDQRTVWQTRQAYLQDTIKLLDDKLSIDFGVKSPHVTSDATALPGIAVKPIAANSSAQFATGNLSASRAFLPGLGAHYKISDGQEVFASYAENIAMFQGGFKLGPQAVSQATWNAQQTLQPEESRTLEGGYRIVQSDFQASAAIYKVRFDNRLLQYNPCDSRQPVGPGCGNKFYNVGGVDSHGVELTFLWTPSSHFSWYNSASYNRSTYASDYVQAGVLEPTKGKIQVDTPTKLFASEATYTYGPWFATLRGKYTGKRYYTYTNDQGFGGFTTFDLAAGYDFGAMAFAKDVRILLNVTNLTNKRYAANFDNSVFAPTDPKGTIYVFHASAPIQTFGTLDIRF; encoded by the coding sequence GTGCTGCAGAAGACTGTTCTCGCCGTGGCCTTGGGCCTGGCGCTGTCGACGGCTGTCCGGGCAACGGACAATCATCCGAACGATACCGATACGAGCGCTACCGATACGAGTACGCAACCCACTGCCGATCAAGCCAAGAATCTCGACGCCATCTCGGTCGTCGGTAGCGGCGAATCGCGTCAGGTACAGCGTATCCAGACCAAGAACCAGGACACGCTGCCACCCGGCACCAGCCTGCAGAAGGTGCTCAACATCCTGCCCGGCGTGAATGCGCAGTCGATCGATGCACTCGGCGCCAACGAACAGTCGATGACGCTGAGCCTGCGCGGTTTCAACTCCACGCGCCTGGGTTACACGCTCGACGGCATGCCGCTGGGCGACAGTGCCTACAACAACTACAACGGTCTGAGCATCAACCGCGCGTTGATCTCGGAGAACATGGGTGGCGCCGAAATCGCCGAAGGTATCGGCAACCTGGGCACGCCTTCGACGAGCGATCTGGGCGGCACCATCGCTTATACGTCGAGCGATCCGTCCAAGCAGATGGGCGGACGGATCAACCAAACCTTTGGCAGCGACATGAATCGTCGCACCTTCGCCCGCTTTGACACGGGCGAGTACCACGGCTTCTCGATGTACCTGTCCGGTTCGCGCACGACGTCGGACCTGTGGAACGACCAGACTGCCTACAACAAGTCGACCACCAAGCAGTTCAACGGCAAGGCGGTGTACCAGTTCGACGGTGGCCGCATTACCGCCTTCGCCGATACGTCGCGCACCTCACAGGCCGATGACTTCTATCTCTCCAAGGACGAACTGGCTCGCGGCCTGGGCTGGAACTGGGGCGGTTACGCGCCAAACTTCCAGAAGGCGCTGAGCCGTGCCTACTGCAACAGCGGTAGCTTCAACGCCAAGCTGTGCGACAAGAGCGGCCCGGACCAGGATGCCGACGGCGCCTTCACCGGTGGCCAGATCCTGCGTAGCGACGATCTGTATTACCTTGCCGGCGATTTCTTTCCGTCCGATACGGTGACCCTGCATGCGCAGGTGTATCACCATGAGGATGCCGGTTCGGGCAACAACTGGAACAGCGGCAGCTTCTCCAACCCCGGTACGCCTGAGCAACTCCCGCTGATCATTCGCGAGACGCTTTATACGATCAACCGCACCGGCGCGATCTTCAACGCCGGTTGGGATATCGGCATCAACCATATCGAAGGCGGTGTCTGGTACGAGCACAATGTTTCGAGCGCCTCGCGCTACAACTTCACCGACGTGACCGGTCCGCGGGACATCAGCAGCTTTCAGACCGGCCAGCCTGACGTGGGGACGTTCGATCAGCGCACTGTGTGGCAGACACGTCAGGCGTACCTGCAAGACACCATCAAGCTGCTGGACGACAAACTGTCGATCGACTTCGGCGTGAAGAGCCCGCACGTGACCTCCGATGCGACCGCGCTGCCGGGCATCGCGGTGAAACCGATCGCGGCCAATTCCAGCGCCCAGTTCGCCACCGGCAATCTGTCCGCCAGCCGCGCGTTCCTGCCGGGCCTGGGTGCGCACTACAAGATCAGCGACGGCCAGGAAGTCTTCGCCAGCTACGCCGAGAACATCGCCATGTTCCAGGGCGGCTTCAAACTCGGTCCGCAGGCCGTCAGTCAGGCGACCTGGAATGCCCAGCAAACGCTGCAGCCGGAAGAATCGCGCACGCTCGAAGGCGGCTACCGTATCGTGCAGAGCGACTTCCAGGCCTCGGCGGCGATCTACAAGGTTCGCTTCGACAACCGCCTGCTGCAGTACAACCCCTGCGATTCGCGCCAGCCGGTCGGCCCGGGCTGCGGCAACAAGTTCTATAACGTGGGTGGCGTAGACAGCCACGGCGTCGAGCTGACTTTCCTGTGGACGCCCTCGAGCCACTTCAGCTGGTACAACTCCGCCTCGTACAACCGCTCGACCTATGCCAGCGACTACGTGCAGGCTGGTGTGTTGGAGCCAACCAAGGGCAAGATCCAGGTCGATACGCCGACCAAGCTGTTCGCCAGCGAGGCCACGTACACCTACGGCCCCTGGTTCGCGACGTTGCGCGGCAAGTACACCGGCAAGCGTTACTACACGTACACCAATGATCAGGGCTTCGGCGGTTTCACCACGTTCGATCTGGCCGCCGGTTACGACTTCGGTGCGATGGCTTTTGCCAAGGACGTACGCATCCTGCTGAATGTCACCAACCTGACCAACAAACGCTACGCGGCAAACTTTGACAACAGCGTATTCGCACCGACCGATCCGAAGGGCACGATCTATGTGTTCCACGCATCGGCACCCATCCAGACCTTCGGCACGCTGGATATCCGTTTCTAG
- the bioC gene encoding malonyl-ACP O-methyltransferase BioC: MSDDFHVDRAKVRRSFGRAAATYEQHDALQQEVQKLLNERLDFYLGEAERVLDVGAGTGRGSAMLKKRYAKSQVIAVDLALPMLRAAKQHMSWLKPFVRVNAEATALPFPDHSVDVLHSNLCFQWIDDLQALFGECVRVLKPGGMLVFSTFGPDTLKELRAAWAQADQQPHVSRFLDMHDLGDAMIAAGLRDPVLDVDRFTLTYSEPRMLLKELQGLGATNADTTRERGLMGKKHYQQMLAAYDTMRRDGRIPATWEVVTAHAWGPPHGQSRRGPGGGEIASFSIDSLRGSRRR; the protein is encoded by the coding sequence GTGAGTGACGATTTCCACGTCGATCGGGCCAAGGTGCGCCGCAGCTTCGGCCGTGCCGCGGCGACGTACGAACAGCACGATGCCTTGCAACAGGAAGTACAGAAGCTGTTGAACGAGCGCCTGGATTTTTATCTGGGCGAGGCCGAGCGCGTTCTTGACGTCGGCGCCGGCACCGGCCGCGGCAGCGCCATGCTGAAGAAGCGTTACGCCAAGTCGCAAGTCATCGCGGTCGATCTCGCTCTGCCGATGTTGCGCGCGGCCAAACAGCATATGAGCTGGCTCAAGCCCTTTGTGCGAGTGAATGCGGAGGCTACGGCACTCCCCTTCCCCGACCACAGCGTCGACGTGCTGCATTCCAACCTGTGCTTCCAGTGGATCGACGATCTGCAGGCCTTGTTCGGCGAATGCGTGCGCGTGCTCAAGCCGGGCGGCATGCTGGTGTTTTCCACGTTCGGTCCCGATACCCTGAAGGAATTACGCGCCGCCTGGGCGCAGGCGGATCAGCAACCGCATGTGAGCCGCTTCCTCGATATGCACGATCTGGGCGACGCGATGATCGCTGCCGGGCTGCGCGATCCGGTGCTGGATGTAGACCGCTTCACGCTGACCTACAGCGAGCCGCGCATGCTGCTCAAGGAGCTGCAAGGTCTTGGCGCCACCAATGCCGATACCACGCGCGAACGCGGCCTGATGGGCAAGAAGCACTACCAGCAGATGCTGGCCGCGTACGACACCATGCGCCGCGACGGCCGCATTCCCGCAACGTGGGAAGTCGTTACCGCCCACGCCTGGGGTCCGCCGCACGGCCAATCCCGCCGCGGTCCCGGCGGCGGCGAAATCGCCAGCTTCTCGATCGACAGTCTGCGTGGATCGCGGCGGCGCTAA
- the bioH gene encoding pimeloyl-ACP methyl ester esterase BioH — MNLYIDRQGSGPIPLVLLHGWAMHGGVFETLVTALRERCTLYVVDLPGHGYSRDSVLPLEPHACAAAIAEATPPAVWVGWSLGGLIAQQAALDLPQSVRALGVIGSTPKFSRSADWPYGSEPALVRQLATDLETDYHATIERFLALEAIGSKDPRGELRHLRSLVFERGEPDLRILQEGIRILDVTDLREDIATLSQPNAWIGGRLDRLASSVAMQWSAEHAGGRFTQIDHAGHAPFFGHADAVVAALNPLLESYGE, encoded by the coding sequence ATGAATCTGTATATCGATCGCCAAGGCAGCGGTCCGATTCCGCTGGTGCTGCTGCATGGCTGGGCGATGCATGGCGGCGTGTTCGAGACGCTGGTAACCGCGCTGCGTGAACGGTGCACGCTTTATGTGGTGGATCTTCCCGGCCATGGCTATTCGCGCGACAGCGTGCTGCCGCTGGAGCCGCATGCCTGTGCTGCCGCCATCGCCGAAGCCACGCCGCCAGCGGTATGGGTCGGCTGGTCGCTCGGCGGCCTGATTGCGCAGCAGGCCGCACTGGATCTGCCACAAAGCGTGCGCGCATTGGGCGTGATCGGTTCGACGCCGAAGTTTTCGCGCAGTGCCGACTGGCCGTACGGCAGCGAGCCGGCACTGGTGCGCCAATTGGCTACCGATCTGGAAACCGATTATCACGCCACCATCGAACGCTTCCTGGCGTTGGAGGCGATTGGCAGCAAGGATCCGCGCGGCGAGTTGCGCCACCTGCGCTCGCTGGTGTTCGAACGCGGCGAGCCCGACCTGCGCATCCTGCAGGAAGGCATCCGCATTCTCGACGTCACCGACCTGCGCGAAGACATCGCCACGCTATCGCAACCCAATGCCTGGATCGGCGGCCGGCTCGATCGCCTGGCTTCGTCCGTCGCCATGCAGTGGTCCGCCGAGCACGCCGGCGGGCGCTTCACGCAGATCGATCATGCCGGACATGCGCCGTTTTTCGGCCATGCCGATGCCGTGGTCGCGGCACTGAACCCGCTGCTGGAGTCTTACGGTGAGTGA
- a CDS encoding sulfurtransferase produces the protein MSIVNLSAYRFVSLDDLPALRERLLERCDLLALKGTILLAPEGINLFLAGPREAVDGFMDWLREDSRFAGLTPKESVSDEIPFGRMRVRLKKEIITMRMPAIRPENARAPSVTPQTLRRWLDSGRDDEGRDVVLLDTRNDYETDVGLFEQAIDYRLSSFTGFPGAIAADRERYAGKTVVSYCTGGIRCEKAVLHMQDIGMDHVYQLEGGILKYFEETDGAHWRGDCFVFDERGAVDPQLAPAPLDKKSDDA, from the coding sequence ATGTCGATCGTCAACCTCTCCGCTTATCGCTTCGTCAGCCTGGACGACCTCCCGGCGCTGCGCGAGCGCCTGCTCGAACGCTGCGACCTGTTGGCGCTCAAGGGCACCATCCTGCTGGCGCCGGAGGGGATCAACCTGTTCCTGGCCGGCCCGCGCGAGGCGGTGGACGGTTTCATGGACTGGCTGCGCGAAGATTCCCGCTTCGCTGGACTGACACCGAAGGAGTCGGTCTCCGACGAGATTCCATTCGGCCGTATGCGCGTACGCCTCAAGAAGGAAATCATCACGATGCGCATGCCGGCGATTCGCCCGGAAAACGCGCGCGCGCCTTCCGTGACGCCGCAAACGCTGCGCCGCTGGCTGGACAGCGGCCGTGACGATGAAGGCCGCGACGTGGTGCTGCTGGACACGCGCAACGATTACGAAACCGATGTCGGCCTGTTCGAGCAAGCCATCGACTATCGCCTGAGCAGCTTCACCGGCTTTCCTGGCGCCATCGCCGCCGACCGCGAGCGCTATGCCGGCAAGACGGTGGTGTCGTACTGCACGGGCGGTATCCGTTGCGAAAAGGCGGTGCTGCATATGCAGGACATCGGCATGGATCACGTCTACCAGCTCGAAGGCGGGATTCTGAAATATTTCGAGGAAACCGACGGCGCGCACTGGCGCGGCGACTGTTTCGTATTCGATGAGCGCGGTGCGGTCGATCCGCAACTGGCGCCCGCACCGCTCGACAAAAAAAGCGACGACGCATGA
- the bioF gene encoding 8-amino-7-oxononanoate synthase encodes MRNDLLTRLAERTAAREHDQLTRRLRTIDRVEGPWVWVGNKRLLSFCSNDYLGLSQHPDVVAQLRRANSAGSGSAHLICGHRAEHAALEQVLAEWTGRERALLFSSGYMANLGTLQALLRDGDLCVQDKLNHACLLDGASLSGATLARYVHADVASASRQLATAGDVPALLATDGVFSMDGDIAPLSELATLCEAQNATLMVDDAHGLGVLGKDGAGSVEAAGLGQQQVPVLMATLGKALGCYGAFVAGSASLIDGLLQTARPYIYTTATPPALAAATLTAVQVARRESWRRERLGSLIARFRAGAAQLGLSLLPSMTAIQPLLLGEAATALEAARVLEAEGFMVTAIRPPTVPRGKARLRITLSAAHADEHVDRLLEALARFASRPPHPSPLPRQSQGRGG; translated from the coding sequence ATGCGTAACGACCTGCTCACACGCCTCGCCGAACGCACTGCCGCACGCGAGCATGACCAACTCACGCGTCGTCTGCGCACGATCGATCGCGTGGAAGGCCCGTGGGTATGGGTCGGAAACAAACGATTGCTGTCGTTTTGCAGTAACGACTATCTCGGTCTTTCGCAGCATCCGGACGTGGTTGCACAGCTGCGTCGAGCCAACAGCGCAGGCAGCGGCTCAGCCCATCTGATCTGTGGGCATCGCGCGGAACACGCGGCGCTGGAACAGGTCTTGGCCGAATGGACCGGGCGCGAACGCGCGCTGTTGTTTTCCTCCGGCTACATGGCGAACCTGGGCACCTTGCAAGCGCTGCTGCGCGACGGCGACCTGTGCGTGCAGGACAAGCTCAATCATGCGTGCCTGCTCGATGGCGCCAGCCTGAGCGGAGCCACGCTCGCGCGCTATGTGCATGCCGATGTAGCCAGCGCCTCACGACAACTGGCGACAGCTGGCGACGTTCCCGCGTTGCTGGCAACCGATGGCGTCTTCAGCATGGATGGCGACATCGCTCCGCTGAGCGAACTGGCTACGCTATGTGAGGCCCAAAACGCGACGCTGATGGTCGACGACGCGCATGGTCTAGGCGTACTCGGCAAAGACGGGGCAGGCAGCGTCGAAGCTGCCGGACTCGGTCAGCAGCAGGTGCCGGTATTGATGGCGACCCTGGGCAAGGCGCTCGGCTGCTATGGTGCCTTTGTCGCTGGCTCGGCGTCCTTGATCGACGGCCTGCTGCAAACCGCCCGCCCCTATATCTACACCACTGCCACACCGCCCGCGCTCGCTGCGGCGACGTTGACGGCGGTGCAGGTGGCGCGACGGGAATCCTGGCGGCGCGAACGGCTTGGGAGCCTGATCGCTCGTTTTCGGGCAGGCGCGGCGCAGCTTGGCTTGTCCTTGCTACCTTCGATGACGGCCATTCAACCGCTGCTGTTGGGTGAGGCGGCAACGGCACTGGAGGCCGCGCGAGTCCTGGAGGCGGAGGGTTTCATGGTTACCGCCATTCGGCCGCCTACGGTGCCGCGAGGCAAGGCGCGTTTGCGGATTACGTTATCGGCGGCTCACGCGGATGAACATGTGGACCGTTTGTTGGAGGCGTTGGCTCGCTTCGCTTCGCGGCCCCCTCACCCCAGCCCTCTCCCCCGGCAAAGCCAGGGGAGAGGGGGCTGA
- the bioB gene encoding biotin synthase BioB: MVEAAVRHDWTRDEVAALFALPFNELLHRAHSVHREHHDPNAVQVSTLLSIKTGGCPEDCAYCPQAARYDTGVQAQKLMSVESVVARAQAAKDAGASRFCMGAAWRSPKDRDVVKVAEIVSAVKALGLETCATLGMLNGPQAETLKAAGLDYYNHNLDTAPEFYGEIIHTRRYQDRLDTLEHVREAGLKTCCGGIVGMGETPSQRAGLLQTLANLPEHPESVPINQLVQVKGTPLDGTQALDPFEFVRTIAVARIMMPTSMVRLSAGRQDMDDATQALCFFAGANSIFYGEKLLTTGNPDVEHDRQLFARLDLHPMEIVETSETVHADILEHCAA; the protein is encoded by the coding sequence ATGGTCGAAGCCGCCGTTCGCCACGACTGGACCCGCGACGAAGTCGCCGCGCTGTTCGCGCTGCCGTTCAACGAATTGCTGCATCGGGCGCATTCGGTGCACCGCGAGCACCACGACCCGAACGCCGTGCAGGTGTCCACCTTGCTGTCGATCAAGACCGGCGGTTGCCCCGAAGACTGCGCGTACTGCCCGCAGGCAGCGCGTTACGACACGGGTGTGCAGGCGCAGAAGCTGATGAGCGTCGAGTCCGTGGTGGCGCGCGCACAGGCGGCGAAAGACGCCGGCGCCAGTCGTTTCTGCATGGGCGCCGCGTGGCGCAGCCCGAAGGACCGCGATGTCGTCAAAGTTGCCGAAATCGTCTCCGCTGTGAAGGCTCTGGGTCTGGAAACCTGCGCCACGCTGGGCATGCTCAATGGCCCGCAGGCCGAAACACTCAAGGCCGCCGGACTGGACTACTACAACCACAACCTGGATACCGCGCCGGAGTTCTATGGCGAGATCATCCATACGCGCCGATACCAGGACCGCCTCGATACGCTTGAACACGTGCGCGAAGCCGGCCTGAAGACCTGTTGTGGCGGCATCGTCGGCATGGGCGAAACGCCGAGCCAGCGCGCCGGCCTGCTGCAGACCCTGGCGAATCTGCCTGAGCATCCCGAGTCGGTGCCGATCAATCAGCTTGTGCAGGTCAAGGGCACGCCGCTGGACGGTACGCAGGCGCTCGATCCGTTCGAGTTCGTACGCACGATCGCCGTCGCCCGCATCATGATGCCCACCTCGATGGTGCGCCTGTCGGCGGGGCGCCAGGATATGGACGACGCCACGCAGGCCCTGTGTTTCTTCGCCGGTGCCAACTCGATTTTCTACGGCGAGAAGTTGCTGACCACCGGCAATCCGGATGTCGAACACGATCGCCAGCTGTTTGCGCGGCTGGATCTGCATCCGATGGAAATCGTGGAGACGTCCGAGACGGTACACGCGGACATTCTTGAGCATTGCGCTGCGTAA
- a CDS encoding ComF family protein → MDAPIWWKKLSRLGLPWRCQLCGAPGADGIDLCDGCIADLPRNTSCCARCALPLASPIALCGACQRRPPPWDAAWSPFVYGWPLDRLEARFKFGGDLACGRSLARLWRDMPMPLDRPELILPVPLHRQRLRERGYNQALELARPLARALSVPLRHDVLLRNRASAPQTELDARARQRNVRKAFALKPAAALPAHVVIVDDVMTTGATLAECARTVKRAGVARVDVWALARAPARRG, encoded by the coding sequence ATGGATGCGCCAATATGGTGGAAGAAACTCTCGCGGTTGGGCCTGCCCTGGCGCTGCCAGCTTTGCGGCGCTCCCGGTGCCGACGGCATCGACCTTTGCGACGGTTGCATCGCCGATCTGCCTCGAAACACGAGCTGTTGCGCGCGCTGCGCCTTGCCGCTGGCATCGCCGATTGCGCTCTGCGGCGCATGCCAGCGTAGACCGCCGCCGTGGGATGCAGCCTGGTCCCCGTTCGTTTATGGCTGGCCGCTCGATCGGCTGGAGGCGCGCTTCAAGTTCGGCGGCGATCTTGCCTGCGGCCGCAGCCTGGCAAGGCTGTGGCGCGATATGCCCATGCCGCTTGATCGGCCTGAATTGATCCTGCCGGTGCCACTGCATCGTCAACGTCTGCGGGAGCGCGGCTACAACCAGGCACTGGAGCTGGCCAGGCCCCTGGCGCGTGCGTTGTCCGTGCCGCTGCGCCATGACGTACTGCTGCGCAACCGCGCCAGTGCGCCGCAAACCGAACTCGATGCACGGGCACGACAACGCAACGTGCGTAAAGCGTTTGCGTTGAAACCTGCAGCGGCGCTGCCAGCGCATGTCGTCATCGTCGACGACGTCATGACTACCGGTGCCACGTTGGCCGAATGCGCGCGCACGGTGAAGCGCGCCGGAGTGGCACGTGTGGATGTCTGGGCGTTGGCACGAGCACCGGCACGGCGTGGCTGA
- a CDS encoding aspartate/glutamate racemase family protein, with the protein MKTIGIIGGMSWESSAAYYRLINQHAKSRLGGHHNARSLMVTVDFAPIEAAQRAGDWDGLGYQLAAAASQLERGGAHIVLLATNTMHRVHEAIEKAIAVPFLHIADPTGTALQVAGVEKVALLGTRYTMEQDFYIGRLQNKFGLDVLVPDEAQRGDVHRIIYDELCHGDIRAASRDVYRGIIDVLAARGAQAVILGCTEIGLLIQPEDAVLPLFDTAALHAQAAVDWSIDTK; encoded by the coding sequence ATGAAAACTATCGGCATCATCGGCGGCATGAGCTGGGAATCGTCGGCGGCGTATTACCGCCTGATCAATCAGCACGCCAAGTCACGTCTGGGCGGACACCACAATGCGCGCTCGTTGATGGTGACGGTGGACTTTGCGCCGATCGAAGCCGCGCAGCGTGCCGGCGATTGGGATGGTCTGGGCTATCAGCTCGCTGCGGCTGCGTCACAGCTCGAACGCGGCGGAGCCCATATCGTGCTGTTGGCGACCAATACCATGCATCGTGTGCATGAGGCGATCGAGAAGGCGATTGCTGTTCCTTTCCTGCACATCGCCGATCCGACCGGCACCGCCCTGCAGGTCGCTGGTGTCGAGAAAGTGGCGCTGCTCGGTACGCGCTATACGATGGAGCAGGATTTCTATATCGGTCGTCTGCAAAACAAGTTCGGTCTGGACGTTCTGGTTCCCGATGAAGCGCAGCGTGGCGACGTGCATCGCATCATCTACGACGAGCTCTGCCATGGCGATATTCGCGCCGCCTCACGCGATGTCTATCGAGGCATCATCGATGTCCTGGCGGCACGAGGTGCGCAGGCGGTCATTCTCGGCTGCACCGAAATCGGGCTGCTGATCCAGCCCGAAGATGCGGTGCTGCCCTTGTTCGACACCGCCGCATTGCATGCGCAGGCGGCGGTCGACTGGTCGATCGATACGAAATAG
- a CDS encoding HD domain-containing protein, with product MSLSIDGIRIPDSALAREVTELVRDTESPLLFHHSSRVYYFGALAGKHRGLSFDPELLYTGAMFHDMGLTAKHSSSNERFEVDGANAARDFLRRHGIAQNDIDTVWTAIALHTTPGIPQHMHPVIALVTAGVEMDVLGLTYPDYSDAEREAVVHAHPRSEHFKEDIIQTFYDGIHHKPETTFGNVKADVLADKDARFVRGNFCSVIRGSAWPG from the coding sequence ATGAGCCTTTCCATCGACGGCATTCGCATCCCCGACAGCGCGCTGGCGCGCGAAGTGACCGAGCTTGTGCGCGATACCGAGTCGCCACTGCTTTTCCACCATTCCAGCCGCGTGTACTACTTCGGCGCCCTGGCAGGCAAACATCGCGGCCTCTCGTTCGACCCCGAACTGCTCTATACCGGCGCCATGTTTCACGACATGGGCCTGACCGCGAAGCACAGCAGCAGCAACGAGCGCTTCGAAGTCGACGGCGCCAATGCGGCGCGCGATTTTCTGCGCCGGCACGGTATCGCGCAGAACGATATCGATACGGTGTGGACGGCAATTGCATTGCACACCACGCCGGGCATTCCGCAGCACATGCACCCGGTCATCGCGTTGGTGACCGCAGGTGTCGAAATGGATGTGCTGGGGCTTACCTACCCCGACTACAGCGACGCCGAGCGCGAGGCAGTCGTGCATGCGCACCCACGCAGCGAGCACTTCAAGGAAGACATCATCCAGACCTTCTACGACGGCATCCATCACAAGCCGGAAACGACCTTCGGCAACGTGAAGGCCGACGTGCTGGCCGACAAGGATGCCCGCTTCGTGCGCGGCAATTTCTGCAGCGTGATCCGCGGCTCGGCCTGGCCGGGCTGA